In Desulfonatronovibrio hydrogenovorans DSM 9292, a single genomic region encodes these proteins:
- the argC gene encoding N-acetyl-gamma-glutamyl-phosphate reductase, with protein sequence MDNRIRVAVVGVTGYTGLELVRILSRHPGFEISAVTSRSSAGMALQDVFPHFQGTAPGLLPVTIPEPELIARDAQLVFLAVPHAKAMDMAASLMGLGVKVVDLSADFRLNDPLVYSEWYQTGHRHQDLLKKAVYGIPELYSPQITDADLVANPGCYPTSVILALYPALKEGLISPEDLIVDSKSGTSGAGRTARTSTLFCEVADSFKAYNLGRHRHTPEMEQELSRACGSQVSLFFSPHLVPMSRGILSTCYARLEKKTSLDEIRSLYRSFYQKHPWVRVMPDGVLPETRWVRGTMFCDLGIVVDQRTGRLVTVSAIDNLCRGASGQAVANANLMSGFDQAWGLDSQALMP encoded by the coding sequence ATGGACAACAGAATAAGAGTAGCTGTGGTAGGGGTGACCGGGTATACGGGCCTGGAGCTGGTCAGGATACTCTCCAGACACCCCGGGTTTGAAATCAGCGCGGTTACCTCCAGATCCAGCGCAGGCATGGCTCTTCAGGATGTCTTTCCCCATTTTCAGGGGACAGCACCTGGGCTGCTGCCTGTGACCATACCTGAGCCCGAGTTGATTGCCAGGGACGCCCAGCTGGTTTTTCTGGCCGTGCCCCATGCCAAGGCCATGGACATGGCTGCCTCTTTGATGGGGCTGGGAGTCAAGGTCGTTGATCTGAGTGCTGATTTCAGGCTTAATGATCCCCTGGTATATTCAGAATGGTACCAGACCGGGCACAGGCACCAGGACCTTCTGAAAAAGGCGGTTTACGGAATTCCTGAGCTGTACAGCCCTCAAATTACCGATGCTGACCTGGTGGCCAACCCCGGCTGTTATCCAACTTCAGTGATCCTTGCCCTTTATCCGGCCCTGAAGGAAGGATTGATCAGCCCTGAAGATTTGATAGTGGACAGCAAATCCGGCACCAGCGGTGCAGGCCGGACAGCCAGGACCAGCACCCTTTTCTGCGAGGTGGCTGACAGTTTTAAAGCCTACAACCTGGGCAGGCACAGACACACCCCTGAGATGGAGCAGGAACTGTCCAGGGCCTGCGGTTCTCAGGTCAGCCTTTTTTTCAGTCCCCATCTGGTGCCCATGAGCAGGGGAATATTAAGCACCTGCTATGCCAGGCTTGAGAAAAAAACCAGTCTGGATGAGATCAGAAGCCTGTACAGGTCTTTTTACCAAAAGCATCCCTGGGTGAGGGTCATGCCGGATGGGGTCCTGCCGGAAACAAGATGGGTCAGGGGAACCATGTTCTGCGATCTGGGAATAGTTGTTGATCAACGGACCGGCCGGCTGGTCACGGTCTCAGCCATAGACAATCTGTGCCGGGGGGCTTCGGGACAGGCCGTGGCCAACGCCAACCTCATGTCCGGGTTTGATCAGGCCTGGGGGCTGGACAGTCAGGCCCTGATGCCCTGA
- a CDS encoding PilZ domain-containing protein yields MQDEKRKRFRISLDLPVVIKQGDIRLVSMTRDISLKGLRAEFRSELEAGSPCSLSIRLSSGVRIDIQAVVKSSSSRGTSFDFIRINEQSFFHLRNLIRLYSDDPDQVDRELFQPAFDPDSLNRTRP; encoded by the coding sequence ATGCAGGATGAAAAAAGAAAAAGATTCAGAATCAGCCTTGATTTGCCGGTAGTCATCAAACAGGGAGATATCCGGCTGGTCTCCATGACCAGAGATATAAGCCTCAAAGGACTCCGGGCCGAGTTCCGCTCTGAACTTGAGGCAGGCTCCCCCTGCTCCCTGAGCATCAGGCTCAGTTCAGGGGTCAGGATTGATATCCAGGCTGTGGTCAAATCAAGTTCGTCAAGGGGAACCAGTTTTGACTTCATCAGGATAAATGAACAGAGCTTTTTCCACCTGCGCAACCTGATCAGGCTCTACTCGGATGACCCTGACCAGGTGGACCGGGAACTCTTCCAACCAGCCTTTGACCCTGATTCCCTGAACCGGACCAGACCATGA
- a CDS encoding FlgO family outer membrane protein, with the protein MALIILLIMPGCLRKEAPLERQVFSLVEKNYLAADVLGHQLANHDLGKRPVLAASFVSLDDLDLSSPLGRVLPHQIASRLVSCYGLNFIDIRTGKSSLRMDMEQGELILSRDPELLSRDVQAYAVLTGTYSVVYNQVYVNARIIRSMDHSVLASFDYILPYNRLALDPGGSPDQAGPGGGSDFEPNVLAGF; encoded by the coding sequence ATGGCATTAATTATTTTGCTGATTATGCCCGGATGCCTCCGGAAGGAAGCCCCTCTTGAACGTCAGGTTTTCAGCCTGGTGGAGAAGAACTATCTGGCTGCGGATGTCCTGGGGCACCAGCTTGCAAACCATGATCTGGGCAAAAGACCGGTTTTGGCCGCTTCATTTGTCAGCCTGGATGATCTCGACCTTTCCAGCCCCCTGGGCCGGGTCCTGCCCCACCAGATAGCGTCCAGACTGGTTTCGTGCTACGGCTTGAATTTCATTGATATCCGGACCGGCAAATCCAGTCTGCGGATGGATATGGAGCAGGGAGAGCTGATCCTTTCCAGGGATCCGGAGCTGCTTTCCAGGGATGTTCAGGCCTACGCAGTGCTGACCGGAACATATTCAGTGGTTTACAACCAGGTTTATGTCAACGCCCGGATAATCCGTTCCATGGACCATTCAGTTCTGGCTTCTTTTGACTATATCCTCCCCTACAACAGGCTTGCCCTGGACCCCGGGGGATCCCCGGATCAGGCCGGCCCTGGAGGGGGATCTGATTTTGAGCCCAATGTCCTGGCCGGTTTTTAG
- a CDS encoding M16 family metallopeptidase has protein sequence MLKNIIKIAILLPALLILTGNQNMAQAQEYYILPNGMEVLIDQDDRFPLVSMRLYVRAGSAHEQPGQEGISHFLEHMVFKGTQKRGPGQVATEIEEAGGYLNAATSFDYTVYTIDLPAQKWRLGLDVLQDMIFGSVFDPDELAREKNVVLAEIQRSLDNPGSRVFRSIQSMIFHETPYFHPILGYPETVKSFEQQDLKDYVQHMYQPGSMVLAISGRVQADQVLDEARKLFGGLQNSDHLTLPRPIPDIFDRAMAPQDRVRVEHGPWRKAYMAMAVPAPDLNSPKTAAFDVLAYLLGGDSTSMLFRQFKYDLEMVDHISAQVLSLERAGLMYFYVQLGPDRIEPFWEQFLDRLTTLKAEDFSAGQIQRAVTNIEDSLFRARETLGGKAGRLGFSQLFERSPRAQEQYLHNLQRVSHQDLQDLIDNYLCPEQMVVTTLTPEQVPLSRDLLVSSLDQAPCPDQKPEPELLPEEGETRILDLGSGRTLVLIPDHHLPHASVNIAWPGGNSLVSGDQQGLPELSARTLTRQTRDRSFEQIQEFLRDRASSITASASRDSFNVSARFPRDHSSQILDLISEMILSPGFGPGELQRAASDQIADIRQQEDRPLGYAFRHLFPFLFASGSYGYLHLGEEDFLEQVTPEMVQSYWDSQRAQPFVVSVCGSIDQQALDRFVDSLKTIQVRQEELTPDFIWSDQRIKDVDLKDRSQAHILMIFPIPGKEHGHTPGLSVLNRVLAGQGGVLFRELRDKQGLAYSVTSLLWQSPATGFLALYIGTYEDRVDQAVDGFQQVIAGLRDQELGRDEVARAANLIYGEYHRGRQTISSRSSEAASLLVQGLDLEYNLEMTELAAQITPAQIKELAQTYLDSDQSYLMRILPK, from the coding sequence ATGCTTAAAAATATAATCAAAATTGCAATCCTTCTTCCAGCCCTATTAATACTTACAGGAAACCAGAACATGGCCCAAGCCCAGGAATACTACATCCTCCCCAATGGAATGGAAGTGCTCATTGACCAGGATGACCGCTTCCCCCTGGTATCGATGCGTCTTTATGTCAGGGCTGGATCAGCCCATGAACAGCCGGGCCAGGAAGGCATCAGCCATTTTCTTGAACACATGGTCTTCAAAGGGACCCAGAAACGGGGTCCCGGGCAGGTGGCTACTGAAATTGAAGAGGCCGGTGGGTATCTCAATGCAGCCACCAGCTTTGACTACACCGTGTACACCATTGACCTGCCTGCCCAAAAGTGGAGGCTGGGCCTGGATGTGCTCCAGGATATGATCTTTGGCTCGGTGTTTGACCCGGATGAACTGGCCAGGGAAAAAAACGTGGTTCTGGCTGAAATTCAGAGATCTCTGGACAATCCCGGAAGCAGGGTTTTCAGGTCCATCCAGTCCATGATTTTCCACGAAACCCCTTATTTCCATCCCATCCTGGGATACCCGGAAACAGTCAAAAGCTTTGAACAGCAGGATCTCAAGGATTATGTCCAGCACATGTACCAGCCCGGATCCATGGTCCTGGCTATCAGCGGCCGGGTTCAGGCCGACCAGGTCCTGGACGAGGCCCGGAAACTGTTCGGAGGACTCCAGAACAGTGACCACCTGACCCTGCCAAGGCCCATACCTGATATCTTTGACCGGGCCATGGCCCCCCAGGACCGGGTCAGAGTGGAACACGGCCCGTGGAGAAAAGCCTACATGGCCATGGCTGTCCCAGCCCCGGACCTCAACTCACCAAAGACGGCAGCCTTTGATGTGCTGGCCTACCTTCTGGGCGGGGACAGCACTTCCATGCTCTTTCGTCAGTTCAAGTACGACCTGGAAATGGTGGACCATATCTCTGCCCAGGTCCTTTCCCTGGAACGGGCCGGCCTGATGTATTTCTACGTCCAGCTGGGTCCGGACAGGATCGAACCCTTCTGGGAACAATTCCTGGACAGACTGACCACACTCAAGGCTGAGGACTTTTCTGCCGGGCAGATCCAGCGGGCCGTGACAAATATCGAGGACAGTCTGTTCCGGGCAAGGGAGACCCTGGGTGGAAAAGCCGGCAGACTGGGATTCAGTCAGCTCTTTGAGCGATCACCCCGGGCTCAGGAGCAGTACCTGCACAACCTGCAGCGGGTCAGCCACCAGGATCTCCAGGATCTAATCGATAATTATCTCTGCCCGGAGCAGATGGTGGTCACCACCCTGACCCCGGAACAGGTCCCCCTGTCCCGGGACCTGCTTGTTTCCTCTCTGGATCAGGCTCCCTGTCCAGACCAGAAGCCTGAGCCTGAACTGCTGCCGGAAGAAGGAGAGACCAGGATCCTGGATCTGGGGTCCGGCAGGACCCTGGTCCTTATCCCTGACCATCACCTGCCCCATGCATCGGTCAACATAGCCTGGCCCGGGGGAAACAGCCTGGTCTCCGGTGACCAGCAGGGGCTGCCCGAACTCTCGGCCAGGACCCTGACCAGGCAGACCCGGGACAGGTCTTTTGAACAGATTCAGGAATTCCTGCGGGACAGGGCCTCTTCAATCACCGCTTCAGCATCCAGGGACAGTTTCAATGTGTCAGCCAGGTTTCCCAGAGACCACAGTTCCCAGATCCTGGATCTGATTTCTGAAATGATTCTGTCTCCGGGATTCGGACCAGGTGAACTGCAGCGGGCTGCTTCCGACCAGATAGCCGACATCAGACAGCAGGAAGACCGGCCCCTGGGTTATGCCTTCAGACACCTGTTTCCCTTTTTGTTCGCTTCCGGGTCTTATGGCTACCTGCACCTGGGAGAGGAGGATTTCCTGGAGCAGGTCACTCCGGAAATGGTCCAAAGCTATTGGGACAGCCAGAGAGCCCAGCCCTTTGTGGTTTCAGTCTGCGGAAGCATTGACCAGCAGGCCCTGGACCGGTTCGTGGATTCCCTGAAAACAATCCAGGTCCGCCAGGAGGAACTGACTCCGGACTTTATCTGGTCTGATCAACGGATTAAGGACGTGGACCTCAAGGACAGGAGCCAGGCCCATATCCTCATGATCTTTCCCATTCCAGGCAAGGAACACGGGCACACTCCCGGCCTCAGCGTCTTGAACAGGGTTCTGGCCGGTCAGGGGGGAGTGCTGTTCAGAGAGCTGCGGGACAAACAGGGACTGGCCTATTCAGTGACTTCCCTTCTCTGGCAGAGTCCTGCCACCGGATTTCTGGCCCTGTATATCGGGACCTATGAAGACAGGGTGGACCAGGCAGTGGATGGATTCCAGCAGGTTATTGCCGGACTCAGGGATCAGGAACTGGGCAGGGATGAAGTGGCCAGGGCAGCCAATCTTATCTACGGAGAATACCACCGGGGCAGACAGACCATTTCCAGCCGGTCCAGCGAAGCCGCTTCCCTGCTGGTACAGGGGCTGGATCTTGAATACAACCTGGAAATGACCGAACTGGCCGCCCAGATCACCCCTGCCCAGATCAAGGAACTGGCTCAAACCTATCTTGATTCTGATCAAAGCTATCTGATGCGGATTCTGCCCAAATGA
- a CDS encoding D-sedoheptulose 7-phosphate isomerase, which yields MPDKGLEIILDHSRQGAAAREKFFAAQAETLVHVAKIASASLVEGGKLMFCGNGGSAADAQHLTAEFVNRFMMERPPLPALALTTDTSVLTSIGNDYSFDRIFSKQVRALGREGDVLFCISTSGNSSNLTRALIRAREMKIITVGFAGKNGGEMKNHCDHLLLVDHKSTPLIQEIQITAGHLLCRLVDYYLFEAVDELKPYL from the coding sequence ATGCCAGACAAAGGACTTGAAATCATTCTGGACCATTCCCGCCAGGGAGCTGCAGCCAGGGAGAAATTCTTTGCCGCCCAGGCGGAAACCCTGGTCCATGTGGCCAAAATAGCTTCTGCCTCTCTTGTTGAAGGAGGCAAACTCATGTTCTGCGGCAATGGCGGAAGCGCTGCCGATGCCCAGCACCTGACAGCTGAATTCGTGAACAGGTTCATGATGGAGCGTCCTCCCCTCCCGGCCCTGGCCCTGACCACGGACACCTCTGTCCTCACCTCCATCGGCAATGACTACTCCTTTGACCGGATATTTTCCAAGCAGGTCAGGGCCCTGGGCCGGGAGGGAGATGTCCTGTTCTGCATTTCCACTTCCGGAAACAGCTCCAACCTGACCCGGGCTCTGATCAGGGCCAGGGAAATGAAGATCATAACCGTTGGCTTTGCCGGGAAAAACGGAGGAGAAATGAAGAATCACTGCGACCACCTGCTCCTGGTGGACCACAAATCCACCCCCCTCATCCAGGAGATTCAGATTACAGCCGGGCACCTTTTGTGCCGGCTGGTAGACTATTATCTCTTTGAGGCAGTGGATGAGCTGAAACCATATCTTTAG
- a CDS encoding phenylacetate--CoA ligase family protein gives MNKEKRFLPDLNPEQLAALQLEGLKWTVAHACSGSPAYREKFDQARIKPEDITSLADIEKLPFTTVEDLRRGYPLPLLSVPQEQIVRIHASSGTTGKRKILAYTQKDIDTWKVMMARCFELAGLTTLDRVQIAVGYGLWTAGVGFQLGCEHFGAMAVPLGPGNLDFQLQFLTDLQPACLCSTASMALLLAEQVEKMGLQDRIKLKKLIFGAEPHTPKMRRKIEQTLDLEDSFDIPGMTEVYGPGTGLECWEHKGMHYWADIFILEIVDPVSLKPVQPGQTGEMVITTLRKEGVPLIRYRTRDLTRILPDPCPCGLNLPRHDRILGRSDDMFIFRGVNIYPGQIAEILEGFKDISSEYLITLDRKKGLDFMQISVERKESASADNDSHLAGLISAQIRKKVMVRAEVDIQGPGKLPRSMGKSRRILDQRDQD, from the coding sequence ATGAACAAGGAAAAACGCTTTCTTCCGGACCTGAACCCAGAGCAGCTTGCTGCCCTTCAACTGGAAGGTCTTAAATGGACCGTGGCCCATGCCTGTTCAGGTTCCCCTGCTTACCGGGAAAAATTTGATCAGGCCAGAATAAAGCCTGAAGATATAACCTCCCTGGCGGATATTGAAAAACTGCCTTTTACAACAGTTGAAGACCTGCGCAGGGGCTACCCTCTGCCCCTTTTGAGCGTCCCCCAGGAACAGATAGTCCGGATCCATGCCTCTTCAGGCACCACAGGCAAAAGAAAAATTCTGGCTTACACCCAAAAAGACATTGACACCTGGAAGGTCATGATGGCCAGGTGTTTTGAGCTGGCCGGGCTGACCACTCTGGACCGGGTCCAGATAGCTGTGGGCTATGGACTGTGGACGGCTGGAGTCGGCTTTCAGCTGGGCTGTGAACACTTTGGGGCCATGGCCGTGCCCCTGGGACCCGGCAACCTGGATTTCCAGCTCCAGTTCCTCACAGACCTCCAGCCCGCCTGTCTGTGTTCTACAGCTTCCATGGCCCTGCTCCTGGCCGAACAGGTGGAGAAGATGGGGCTCCAGGACAGGATCAAACTCAAAAAACTAATCTTCGGGGCTGAGCCCCACACTCCCAAAATGCGCCGCAAGATTGAGCAGACCCTGGATCTGGAAGACAGCTTTGATATTCCGGGCATGACCGAGGTCTACGGACCAGGCACTGGACTGGAGTGTTGGGAGCACAAAGGGATGCACTACTGGGCTGACATTTTTATCCTGGAAATAGTTGATCCTGTCTCCCTCAAACCGGTCCAGCCCGGACAGACCGGGGAGATGGTCATAACCACCCTGCGCAAGGAAGGGGTTCCTCTGATCCGTTACAGGACCAGAGATCTGACCCGCATCCTGCCTGATCCCTGTCCTTGCGGATTGAATCTGCCCCGGCATGACCGCATCCTGGGACGCTCTGATGACATGTTCATCTTTCGCGGAGTTAATATCTATCCCGGCCAGATCGCTGAAATCCTGGAAGGGTTCAAAGACATCAGTTCTGAGTATCTCATCACCCTGGACCGGAAAAAGGGCCTGGACTTCATGCAGATCAGTGTTGAACGCAAAGAATCGGCCTCAGCTGACAATGATTCTCACCTGGCCGGGCTGATTTCCGCCCAGATCAGGAAAAAAGTAATGGTCCGGGCCGAGGTGGATATCCAGGGGCCGGGCAAGCTGCCCAGGTCCATGGGCAAGTCCAGAAGAATCCTTGACCAGAGGGATCAGGACTGA
- a CDS encoding cob(I)yrinic acid a,c-diamide adenosyltransferase has translation MGKKYQEPGLILVYTGNGKGKTTAAVGQAVRALGSGIKVAFGQFLKRDGQAGEQLILKSLLGNDFLASGHGFYRDEKDRGRHRSGVLDLLAWVQDRLDQDYQLIVLDEAVYALNMGLLEKEELTRIMDRSSSQGTSLVLTGRNVPQWLLERADTVSDILETKHHFQKNISARKGIEY, from the coding sequence ATGGGAAAAAAATATCAAGAACCGGGCCTGATCCTGGTTTACACCGGCAATGGCAAAGGCAAGACCACTGCAGCCGTTGGCCAGGCCGTAAGAGCCCTTGGATCAGGGATAAAAGTGGCCTTTGGCCAGTTTCTCAAGCGTGACGGCCAGGCTGGGGAACAGCTTATCCTCAAGTCCCTGCTGGGCAATGACTTTCTGGCTTCCGGCCACGGATTCTACCGGGATGAAAAGGACCGGGGCCGGCACCGGTCCGGAGTCCTTGACCTGCTGGCCTGGGTCCAGGACAGGCTGGACCAGGACTACCAGCTCATAGTGCTGGATGAAGCTGTCTATGCCCTGAACATGGGCCTTCTGGAAAAAGAAGAACTGACCAGAATCATGGACAGGTCTTCAAGCCAGGGGACCAGCCTGGTCCTGACCGGAAGAAATGTTCCTCAATGGCTCCTGGAACGGGCGGACACTGTTTCTGATATCCTGGAAACCAAGCATCACTTCCAGAAGAATATCAGCGCCCGCAAGGGGATTGAATATTAA
- the thrB gene encoding homoserine kinase yields MSHKNNAMVPHLIKRCQPELGSSLILIGMPGSGKTTMGRIISRKTGLAWVDTDYLLESWWGMPLQAVRDRLGLDGFLKAEEELVESMNFFRTIISTGGSVVYSVRAMKRLEELGRIVYLKADLETIQQRLQNTSTRGLAIKPGQSMADVFLERRPLYKRYARLTIDTDLAGPEQNADKIIKWLER; encoded by the coding sequence ATGAGCCACAAGAATAATGCCATGGTCCCACATCTGATCAAACGCTGCCAGCCGGAACTGGGAAGCAGTCTGATCCTCATCGGTATGCCCGGGTCAGGCAAAACCACCATGGGCCGGATAATCAGCCGAAAAACAGGCCTGGCCTGGGTGGACACGGACTACCTCCTGGAGTCCTGGTGGGGCATGCCCCTGCAGGCTGTCCGGGATCGTCTGGGTCTGGACGGCTTTTTAAAGGCTGAAGAAGAGCTGGTGGAGTCCATGAATTTTTTCAGGACCATCATCTCCACAGGCGGGAGTGTGGTCTACAGTGTCCGGGCCATGAAAAGGCTGGAGGAGCTGGGCAGGATCGTCTATCTCAAGGCAGATCTGGAGACCATCCAGCAGCGGCTTCAAAACACCTCCACCAGGGGGCTGGCCATCAAGCCGGGCCAGTCCATGGCTGATGTCTTTCTGGAAAGAAGACCGTTGTACAAAAGATATGCCAGGCTGACCATTGATACTGACCTGGCTGGACCTGAGCAAAACGCAGACAAGATAATCAAATGGCTGGAAAGATAA
- a CDS encoding FmdB family zinc ribbon protein, whose translation MPLHEFFCSKCATEFEELIFKEDDPVSCPDCGSSNVEKLISACKFKTGGPIVAGSPSASASPTRSSSACAGCSGGNCSSC comes from the coding sequence ATGCCTTTACATGAATTTTTCTGTTCCAAATGTGCAACAGAGTTTGAAGAGCTGATTTTTAAGGAGGACGACCCGGTATCCTGTCCTGACTGCGGATCAAGCAACGTGGAAAAACTCATTTCCGCATGCAAGTTCAAAACCGGAGGGCCCATAGTGGCCGGGAGTCCGTCAGCCAGTGCCTCCCCAACCCGGTCTTCCAGCGCCTGTGCCGGCTGTTCCGGTGGAAACTGTTCCTCATGCTGA
- a CDS encoding amidohydrolase, which produces MSLLIKNVLLNSRVQDVLIQDSRFTAVCPDLQVQASQVIDGTGKAIFPSFINAHTHAAMTLLRGYADDLELFTWLQDHIWPFEARLTFEDIYIGARLACLEMIKTGTTMFCDMYWHMPATIKAVEEMGIRAALSSVFIDFSDPKKAKEFRARTRKFFRENKPDERITYILGPHAVYTVSRDSLIWLRDFAADNNLLINIHLAETRKEVEDCIQGHGLRPVEFLESIGFLGPNVISAHTVWVNAQEMDILASRGVKVVHNPVSNMKLASGVFPFREIHKRGICIGLGTDGCSSNNNLDMLEEMKIAALLAKSAGLEGAAVPANVLESDLRQYLEQVYLDPTLFTAAQALECATLNGARIFGLDAGRIAPGKLADCILVDLNHYSLVPGHDLVSNLVYSASSECIDTTICNGQVLMQNRKVPGEEEIIKEARQWEKNIKNRA; this is translated from the coding sequence GTGTCCCTTTTAATTAAAAACGTTCTCCTGAACAGCCGGGTCCAGGATGTGCTTATCCAGGACAGCCGTTTTACCGCTGTTTGTCCGGACCTGCAGGTCCAGGCCTCCCAGGTCATTGATGGTACCGGGAAGGCCATATTTCCGTCCTTTATCAATGCCCACACCCATGCGGCCATGACTCTGCTCCGGGGATATGCCGACGATCTGGAACTCTTTACCTGGCTCCAGGATCATATCTGGCCCTTTGAGGCCAGGCTGACCTTTGAGGACATCTACATCGGAGCCAGACTGGCCTGCCTGGAAATGATCAAGACCGGAACCACCATGTTCTGCGACATGTACTGGCATATGCCCGCCACCATCAAGGCCGTGGAGGAGATGGGCATCAGAGCGGCTTTGTCCTCGGTATTCATCGACTTCTCCGACCCCAAAAAAGCCAAGGAGTTCCGGGCCAGAACCAGAAAATTCTTCCGTGAAAACAAACCTGACGAGCGAATCACCTACATCTTAGGCCCCCATGCAGTCTATACTGTATCCAGAGACTCCCTGATCTGGCTCAGGGACTTTGCCGCTGATAACAACCTGCTCATTAACATCCATCTGGCTGAGACCCGCAAGGAGGTTGAGGACTGTATCCAGGGGCACGGCTTGAGACCAGTGGAATTTCTGGAAAGCATCGGCTTTTTGGGACCCAACGTGATTTCCGCCCATACCGTATGGGTCAATGCACAGGAGATGGATATCCTGGCCAGCCGGGGAGTCAAGGTGGTCCACAACCCGGTCTCCAACATGAAGCTGGCCTCCGGGGTCTTCCCCTTCAGGGAAATTCACAAACGGGGAATATGCATTGGTCTGGGAACTGACGGGTGCTCTTCCAACAACAACCTGGACATGCTGGAAGAGATGAAGATTGCTGCTCTGCTGGCCAAGTCAGCCGGTCTGGAAGGAGCGGCTGTACCGGCCAATGTCCTGGAATCCGACCTCAGACAGTATCTGGAACAGGTCTACCTGGATCCCACCCTGTTCACTGCGGCCCAGGCCCTTGAATGCGCCACCCTCAACGGTGCCCGGATCTTCGGCCTGGATGCCGGCCGGATCGCTCCAGGCAAGCTGGCTGACTGCATCCTGGTGGATCTTAACCACTACTCCCTGGTTCCAGGCCATGACCTTGTCTCCAACCTGGTTTACTCGGCTTCCAGCGAGTGCATAGACACCACCATCTGCAACGGGCAGGTGCTCATGCAGAACCGAAAAGTCCCCGGTGAAGAGGAAATAATCAAAGAGGCCAGGCAATGGGAAAAAAATATCAAGAACCGGGCCTGA
- a CDS encoding FlgO family outer membrane protein, producing MNKNRIFKGLLMAMLLTLWAGHLPGLNSQAGAHALREKAYFMADMLEYNLSPGLTRLDRLSYASFVDLDQLRETSSLGRALGELFASRFAQHGYDVQDVRLIKDSLIIQEGVGELALSRDILNLTEAYQVRAVIAGTYSKYGQWMQVSARILDTGSNRILAAFDEVFPMDSDLEDLVVRTQTARPFTLREPDPVEPPVVEYPALFLNPAVGSDARVIQARLAQMGYYTGPIDGIWGPRSREALRKFRTHHGLPGEGWDMEVQKKIFRDLN from the coding sequence ATGAACAAAAACAGAATATTTAAAGGCCTGCTCATGGCCATGTTATTGACCCTGTGGGCCGGGCATCTGCCCGGTCTGAACAGCCAGGCCGGTGCTCACGCCCTGAGGGAAAAGGCCTATTTCATGGCTGACATGCTTGAATACAATTTAAGCCCCGGACTGACCCGGCTGGACAGGCTGTCCTACGCCAGCTTTGTGGATCTTGACCAGCTCAGGGAGACATCTTCCCTGGGACGGGCCTTGGGAGAGCTTTTTGCCTCCAGGTTTGCCCAGCACGGTTATGACGTGCAGGATGTCAGGCTGATCAAGGACAGTCTGATTATCCAGGAAGGAGTGGGCGAGCTGGCTTTGTCCAGGGATATTCTGAATCTGACAGAGGCTTATCAGGTCCGGGCGGTCATAGCTGGGACTTATTCCAAATACGGTCAATGGATGCAGGTATCTGCCAGAATCCTGGATACTGGATCCAACAGGATCCTGGCAGCCTTTGATGAAGTCTTTCCCATGGATTCGGATCTGGAGGATCTGGTGGTCCGGACCCAGACCGCCAGGCCTTTTACCCTGCGGGAACCTGATCCGGTAGAGCCTCCTGTGGTTGAATACCCGGCCCTGTTCCTCAACCCGGCAGTGGGTTCAGATGCCAGGGTCATTCAGGCCAGGCTGGCCCAGATGGGTTATTATACCGGACCCATAGACGGAATCTGGGGACCCAGATCCAGGGAAGCCCTGAGAAAGTTCAGGACCCACCACGGCCTGCCTGGGGAAGGGTGGGACATGGAAGTGCAGAAAAAGATATTCAGGGATCTGAACTAG